The following coding sequences are from one Lolium rigidum isolate FL_2022 chromosome 6, APGP_CSIRO_Lrig_0.1, whole genome shotgun sequence window:
- the LOC124668476 gene encoding uncharacterized protein LOC124668476, producing MAKATMQLALLAVVLVGLVLAGQDADGARITPSAGVISYSGLPRGNRVNFSDEAAARPPGEANRYTRGCSKIAGCRG from the coding sequence ATGGCGAAGGCGACCATGCAGCTTGCGCTGCTGGCCGTGGTGCTGGTTGGCCTCGTGCTGGCGGGCCAGGACGCCGACGGGGCACGGATCACGCCGAGTGCCGGAGTTATCAGCTACTCCGGTCTCCCCCGCGGGAACCGCGTCAACTTCTCCGACGAGGCCGCCGCCAGACCTCCTGGAGAGGCCAACCGTTACACGCGTGGCTGCAGCAAGATCGCCGGTTGCCGCG